Genomic DNA from Arenicella chitinivorans:
GCCAGAACCAGACGTTAACGTCATAAACTCAGTCTGGAAACCGATCAGTCCGCGCGATGGAATACTAAAATCCAGTCGAACACGACCTTTGCCATCCGGCGCCATGCTTTGCAGATCACCGCCTCGTTCTTGTAGCGCCTGCATGACGGCACCTTGATTTTCCTCATCAATATCTACAGTTAAGCTCTCAAACGGCTCATGAGTCTCACCATCGACCTCTTTATAGATTACTTCAGGGCGAGAAACCGCTAACTCAAAGCCCTCACGACGCATGTTTTCAAGCAGAACCGACAAATGCAGTTCACCGCGCCCAGATACTTTAAACTTTTCAGGGTCTTCGGTATCTTCGACCCGCAGTGCCACATTATGCAGCAACTCTTTTTGTAAACGATCTCGAATCTGGCGTGAAGTAAGAAACTTACCTTCCTGTCCTGCGAACGGAGACGTATTAACCTGGAATGTCATGGTCACAGTAGGCTCGTCTACCGTCAATGGTGGCAGCGCTTCAACGGCTTCGCGGTCACAAATCGTATCCGAGATAAACAGCTCATCCATACCGGTAATTGCGACGATGTCACCTGCTTTGGCTTCGTCAACTTCGATTCGTTCCAAGCCTTTGAAACCAAACACTTTGCCAATACGACCGTTTTTGGTTTTGCCTTCGGTATCAATCACCGTAACTGGAGAATTAGTTTTCACCACACCTTGTTTGATCCGGCCAATACCGATCACACCCAGATAGCTGGAGTAATCCAACTGTGAAACTTGCATCTGGAAAGGTTTATTCTCTTCTACTGGCGGTGGTGGCACATGCTCGATGATCGTTTCGAATAGCTTGTCCATGTTATCCGTCAAGTTTTCCGGATCGTCGGTTGCAAAACCATTGATCGCGGACGCGTAAATTACTGGGAAATCCAGCTGTTCGTCTGTGGCGCCTAACAGATCAAACAAATCAAAGGTCTGGTCCAACACCCAGTCTGGGCGTGCGCCGTCACGGTCAATCTTATTAATGACCACAATTGGTTGTAAGTTGTGTTCGAAGGCCTTCTGGGTCACAAACCGGGTTTGAGGCATCGGACCATCCACCGCATCCACCAGCAGAATCACGGAGTCGACCATAGACAAGATACGCTCAACCTCACCACCAAAGTCGGCGTGACCTGGCGTGTCGACGATATTGATACGATAGTCCTTCCAAGTGAGAGCTGTCGGCTTAGCGAGAATGGTGATGCCCCGCTCCTTCTCGATGTCATTACTGTCCATGACCCGCTCAACGATTTCAGCACGTTCATCAAAAGTGCCAGACTGCTGTAACAATTTGTCAACCAGCGTGGTCTTGCCGTGGTCTACGTGCGCGATAATTGCAATGTTGCGTAACTTCATGGGAATTGGGAAAGGAGTTGCCTAAAAATAAAGCGCGATTATAGGCAAACCAGAACTAATTACTAGCGTTTATGATGCGTTATTGCCGGCTTTTTACAGCACGACCACAATGCTACTTGAACTAAGCGGCGAACCGATTACGTGGCTTGTTTTACCTTTAACCCCGCCTTCGGAAATCGCACCGTAAACTGACAGTATTCGCGTACTTGGTTTTGAATTGAAACAAAGCCGCCAACGCTCTTGATCAGCAACCTGAGCTCACCCAATGTTTGCTCGTGTTCAGACAGCGATAACTGCTTACTTCGACTGTGGTAATCCGGTAGAAAGATTAGTTTTATCGCGCGCTCCAACGGCATGGATTTCGCACTGTCGACATCTAGCAACTCCAATTCAACGGCCCGCGTAATAATGTCCTCAAAGTCTAAGCCTTCGCCGTCATCTCTAACCATCACAAGATAGTCCGTTGGTGTTTCATGAATCGATACGTAGATCGACATAAAACTTTCTTTTCCAGCCATTACTCGAAATTCCGGTGGACGCCCGCCATGCTGGATACTATTTCGAATAAACTGTTCAACCAGCTGCTCAACCACCATAGACAGCGGCTCAGGAAGTTGATTAGTTTCGACCCCAGACACCGTGAGTTCAGCATGGTGACCAGTAAAGCTCGACTCTTCACGAACCACGTGTTCAAGAAATTCACGAAAATTCTGCGGCACCGGCAGGGGCGCGTCATTTGCGGAAAGTACCGTAATTTCGTGTTTCCAGTCTCGCCGCGCGCGCAAGCCTGCATAACACACATAACATGCCATTAACCCTGCGAGGATCAATCCTGCATATTGCGCGCTTCTCATCAGCTGTGTGCGCCGAGTGACAACACGCTCAAACTTGGTCACCAACAGACCCAGCTTAAGTTTGGCCGCGTCAAATTGGGCGTCGCGCAGTAGACGGATTGTAGAGCCAATCTCAAACTCATCATTGCCGAGCAAAGAATTCAGGGGTTGGATTGAGAAAGATTGACCAGGGACGACCGCATCATGCCCAGTTTCCAGCGCTTCTAACTCAGTGATCAATCGGGCAATTTCAGCCTCCGTGAGATCCGCATGGACCCGGCCTGGTAAAGTCGAAACGGTACCAGCGACAAATACCAGCCTGTCCAGCTTCTTCTGATTCCAGTGCGAAACAAGCACGTAAGCTATGACATAGGTCACCAGTGCCACGCTCGCGACCATTATTTTTTTAAACCTTAAATCGTTTTCCAATGAAATACCCTGCCCAAACCGAGCCCCTCCTCTCTTGCCAATCTTAGCGCATGCGCTGTTAAATACAAACCGCCATCGTAGTTTACGGCGATACCAGACAAATGCCTTACAATTTGACTTTGCGAGTTGAGACGGTTTAACTCTACCTTGAGTGACGTCGGTCATGACTGACCTTGATCAATACTACATACGTCCGTGTTCACGTGAAGGTTGATGCGCCTCATTCGCTATCAACGTTCACTTACTTTAGCGCAACCCGTGCGCAGTTGATACTAAACGGTGGTACTACACCGAGGGTATAAGATTCTAATGGAAGTAACTATTGATTGGAATCAAATCTAGAAAATCGTCTTCACTCATAAGATCGGCAGTGGCCGAGTCGAAATCAGTCGACTCCATTGCAAGCTCCGGCGTCGCCTGAACAAGTGGGAGGTTAACGTCAGCAGGCTGAGAAATCTTTATGAACGCTACCGTATGCCAGTCACGCACAAACTCCTGTATGCGCTGCGGATGTTGTTGCGGTGCTACCGCAACCGGTTTTTGTACTTCACAAGCTTCATTGGTCTGAGTTGAATTTGGGGAGCTATTTCTTCGTTTCATCTTTGTACTCCGTTGTCAGCGTCGTCGGACGAATTGAAACTGCAGTGTGCGAGGAATAGGAATATCACTCTACACACCCTACTTTGCAGATATCCAAACGCCAATTGTACGAGTCCCCAGTCATATACAATCACCTTCGGCAAGTTTGGATTTGCGTTTCGGTAAACAAACCAATCGACCTGGTTTGGCAGTCTAAATGTTTAGCTTAGAAAGGCTTGCCCGCCAAATTGAGTGGGCAAGCTTCCAGACTATCAGTGTGCACCAAATCACTATCACTATGCAACTATTTATTCATTTTCAAATGCTTACCATTATTACGCCATGACCAACCTTAGGATTGGCCGCTAAACCACACCTAGGCCGAGCAGTGTCATACAAGACAAATGTTTACCAAGGGTAAAGCATTCATACTCGGTTTAATCTGCAGTTGATTCAATGTCACCAGATCGAAGGTGAACGTGAACCACACTTCACTCGCTCAAACCGCCGCCGAGTGCCACATACAAACCGAGCAGATTTGCAGTTTGAATACGCCGAACCTGTAACAAGGCCTGCTCTGCAGCGAACAAATTTCGTTCGGCATCTAAGACTTCAATATATCGCACAACGCCCTCTTCATAACGTTTCTTTGCGAGTTCCGCTAAGCGTCGTTGCGCCACAATACCGCGTTGCTGTGCCTGTAATTGCTCGGCGAGGAAGCGACGTGCGGCAAGCGCGTCCGCCACCTCTTGAAATGCAACCTGAATTGCCTTTTCGTACTCCGCCAACGCGATGCGCTCTCTTGAATTAGTCGCGTCCAGATTCGCACGTCGTCGCCCGAGATCGAAGATGGGAAGGTCGATTGACGGCCCGTAAGACCACGCCCGAGCATCCGAACCAACTAAATCATCGAGTTCAGCAGACGCGTACCCATAACTAGCAGTCAGGCGAATCGACGGGAAAAAAGCCGCACGCGCTGCACCGATATTGGCTCGCGCAGCTATCAGTCGACGCTCCGCCGCGTGCAAGTCCGGGCGACGCTCCAATAACTCGGACGGCAACCCCGCATCCAATTCCAACGCGTTCAGTTGCTGTCCAAGTGGCAAGCCAGGCGGCAACGCCTCATCCACCGAACCACCAATTAAAACCGTCAACAAGTTTTGACTGTTTGAGTATGCCAACCGAAGCGCTGCCAGCTCGGCCTCCGCCTGCGTCAAAAGCGTCTGCGCTTGCCTAAACTCAAGTTCCGATGTGACGCCCGCCGCAAGTCGACGATCCGCAATTCTAAGCTGTTCACGTCGCGCATCGACCGTCGCTTCGGCAAGCGCTACTCGCTCCTCTGCCTCCAGTGCAGATAAGTACGCATTCGTCACCGAACGCATCAATGAGAGCTGAAATGCGCGCGCGGCTTCGGCAGTAGCAAGATAGTTGTTGCGCGCCGAAGCTGATGTATTTCTTACCCGCCCCCAGAAGTCCAGTTCAAACGCAGAAACGACCGTACTGAGGCCATACTGCTCGCTGACTCCCGCCGCTTCACCAACTAGGGCCGATGAGGTTCTAGCGCGCTGACCACTTGCGCTAAGCGCTAATGTCGGCAAGCGGTCAGCACGAGCTATACCGTATGCGGCACGTGCTTCCTCGACCCGTTCAACCGCGACCCGCAAGTCCCGGTTACTCGACAACGCTGCATCGATCAGCGCTTCCAAGCGTGAATCTTGAATCAGCTCACGCCAATCCAAATCCATCGCCTCATACGTTTTATTGGCCGGTTCATCTTCGGCCGCATAGTTTTGTGGCACGGGCAAGTCTGGCCGCACATGCTTAGGTGCCAACTGGCAGGCAGACAGAGACAACACAATAAAAATAACACCGAATCTAGTCATGAGATGAGACCTCCAAAGCGCCAACCGATGCTCCGTCAAACGCCGTCTTGTCACCAGCTATCCAGCGTCGAACCGCTAAATAACTAAGTGGAATAAAAAAGATACCCAGCAGGGTTGCCACAATGACACCGCCCATAACTCCGGTACCAACAGCGATCCGACTGGCGGCACCAGCACCGGATGATAGAGCCAAGGGCACCATGCCAAGAATGAACGCCATGGACGTCATGATAATAGGACGCAGACGCAATCGAACTGCATTCATGGTGGCTCGAAAAATACTTTGTCCCTCAGCCTCTTCCTCCAAGGCAAATTCGACAATGAGTATGGAGTTCTTTGCCGCCAAACCAATGATTGTGACTAAACCAACATTGAAATAGATATCGGCAGGCAAGCCCCGCATTAACGAGAACAATACCGCACCTAACACGCCAAGCGGCACCACCAAAAGTACCGATAATGGAATAGACCAGCTCTCATACAAGGCTGCCAATAACAAAAACACGACGAGCAAAGACATTGCCATAAGGGTTCCAACTTGGCCGGCCGATTGTTGTTCCTCATAGGATAATCCAGTCCACTCGTAGCCAAAGCCTTCGGGCAGCTGAGCGCTCAGTTTTACCATTTCGGCCATCGCCTCACCGGTGGAGAACCCGGGCGCGGGTACACCAGAGATTGTCTGAGATGGATACCCATTGTAGCGATTAAGCTGCGGTGATCCAGCGGTCCACTCCACGGTGGTGAATGCGCCAAAGGGCACCATGTCGCCGTGCGCGCTTCTTACACGGAGGTCCAACACATCCTCCGGCGTCATACGGAACTGTGCATCGGCTTGCACTAGCACGCGAAGAATCCGACCGGCTCGAGCAAAGTCATTGGCATAAGCGCCTCCCATCGCGATCGATAACGTCGAGTTGACGTCGCTGATTGCCAGACCCAAAGCACGCGCTTTGGTTCGATCGATATTCACTCGCAACTGCGGCGCGTCAGCCTGACCTTCTGGCCTTACCTGCGTTAAGACGGCGCTCTGACTGGCCGCCCCGAGCAACTGGTTGCGCGCTTGCGTCAAAGCCTCGTGACCGTGACCAGCTCGATCCTGAAGCACAAATGTAAAGCCACTGGCCACACCGAGTTCACGAATCGGAGGCGGGTTCAGTGTAAAGATGATCGCTTGCTTAACTCTACCGAGAGCGCCCATAGCGCGTGCTGCGAGCGAACTGGCGCTATTTTCCTCACCGGGACGCTCATCCCAAGGTTTAAGCGACACAAACGCCATTGCATTGGCTTGTCCTGCCCCAAAGAAACTGAATCCACGCACCAAGGTCACAGCGTCTACCTGTGGTTGATTCTGGTAAAACTCAGTCACATGGGCAATGGCTTCATTGGTTCGCTCAGTCGTCGCGCCGGGCGGTGCTTGAATCACGGTAAAGACACTACCTTGGTCCTCGCTCGGAATGAAACTACCCGGCAAACGGCTAAATAACAGAATCGTCACCGCCACGAGCAAGAAAAAGGTCGCGATAAACCTAACCGGTCGAGACAACATAAAGCCAACCACTGATTGATACCTTAATGTGGTGCGTGCGAACCAATCATTAAACGCCCGAAAATAGGTACCTGCCGGAGACTGTGCTGCATCAGGAGACTTTGGCTTCAACAAGGTCGCGCACAGTGCCGGTGTTAAGGTGAAGGCTAAAATGGCCGAGAATGTTATCGACACCGCAAGCGTTAATGCAAACTGTCGATAAATACCACCGGTCGAACCAGGGAAAAATGCCATTGGTACAAACACAGACACCAGCACCAGGGTAATACCTACGATTGCCGATGTAATCTGCTTCATGGCCACCACAGTAGCCTCATAGGCAGGCAAGTCGTCTTCTTCCATGACTCGTTCAACATTTTCGACCACCACGATCGCGTCATCGACCAGGATTCCAATCGCAAGCACCATCGCAAAAAGGGTTAACACATTGATCGAAAAACCGAATATCCACAGCCCAATACAACCACCAGCTAGCGCTACAGGTACGACGATGGTTGGTATGAGTGTGGCCCGCCAGCTTTGCAAAAACAAAAACATAACCAACACAATCAAGACCATGGCTTCTACGAGGGTCTTCACGACTTCCTTAATGGATATCTCGATAAACGGCGTGGTGTCGTAAGGCACGCTCCAGCCAATATCCTCTGGAAAAGATGCCTCCATTTCTTCTAATCGTTTTCGCACACCAGCTGCTGCGTCGAGGGCATTCGCACCGGTACTTAGCTGCACGGCCATCCCCGCGGCCGGCTTGCCATTCATTTCGAGGTTAAAGAGATAGTCCTGCGCACCCAATTCCACGCGCGCGACATCGCCGAGGCGTACTGCAGACCCGTCGGTATTCGAACGTAGAATAATGGATTCAAACTCTTCGGTAGTCTCGAATCGACTCTGGGTAAGAATCGGTGCGGTAACCTCGACGCCGGGGGCGATCGGACGATCCCCCAGAGTTCCCCCAGGCGATTGGCTGTTCTGCTCGCGCACCGCAGCGAGCACCTCGGAGGCCGAAAGCTTATAGCTCGCCAGTTTGTCAGGGTCCAACCAAATACGCATCGCGTACTCAGAGGAAAATGACTGGATGTCCCCAACTCCGGGGACACGACGTAACTCGTCCACCACTCGAGTATTAACAAAGTTACCCAACTCCAGAGTATCGGTAGCGCCAGTTTTAGAGGTCATCGCCACGATCATCAGGAAACTAGACGAGGCCTTGTTCACCTGAATCCCTTGTCGCCGCACCTCCTCTGGTAGCCGTTGCTCAATGGTCTGCAGTCGGTTTTGCACATCCACTTGCGCCACGTCGACGTCGGTACCCGCATCGAAGGTGACAGTGATCGTGGCCGTACCATTCGATTGACTTGTTGAAGACATGTACAAAAAGCCTTCCACACCATTGAGAGCCTGCTCAATAACCTGTGTAACGTTGGTTTCCAGGACACGCGCATCGGCACCCGGATAGTTTACGCTCACGGACAGTGACGGCGGTGCAATCGACGGGTACTGCTCGATTGCGAGGCTCCGCAATGCGCTCAAACCTGCCAACAGGATTGTCAGTGCGATGACCCAAGCAAAGATGGGTCGATCAATGTAAAAACGCGGATTCATCAGGTGCGCTCCGGATTAACGGTTTCGGTACTTTGTTCGGTACTTTGTTCGGTACTTTGTTCGGTACTTTGTTCGGTACTTTGTTCGGTACTTTGTTCGGTACTTTGTTCGGTACTTTGTTCGGAAGGCGCGACAGGTTCCTTCGCTGATACGTTTAAAGATGGTTCAGTGATTTGCATGTCTGCATTCACCACGGTAACCGGCGCGCCGGGGACTATTTTTTGTAATCCATCAACAATCACGCGCTCGCCACCACGTAAACCTGACGCTATACGCCAATAGCCATTGGTAAGTTCACCCAGTTGCACCGGTCGGAGTTCAACTTGGTTAGATTGACTAACTACCATCACGGATGCACTCTGAGGGCTTATTTGAACCGCTCGTTGTGGCACTAGAATAGTGTCTGGGCGTACGCCTGCCATTAACTTGGCCCGCACAAACTGCCCTGGCACCAAAATTTGTTCCGGATTTGGAAACTCCGCACGTACCGCCAATGTGCCAGTATCTTGGTCAATGGAATAACTGAAGAAATCCAGATGCCCTTGATGCGGATACACTGAGCCGTCTTCGAGCTCGAGACTCACCATAATGCGTTCCAATTCTGGTACCTCGAGATCACCCTGAGCAATGTCACGCCGCGTTTTCAGCAGATCCGAACTCGATTGCGAAAAATTTATGTACACATTGTCGATCTGCTCGATCGTGGTCAGCAGGGTTGCGCCTGCGGCACTGACTAAGGCACCTTCAGTCACCTGCGCTCGACCCGCACGCCCCTTGATCGGCGCAGTGACGGTGGCAAAACTTAAATTTAATTCCGCACTCTCCTGTTGTGCCAGCATTTGTGCCACGTCAGCTTGCGCAGTACGGAGTCTCGCCACCGCCGCGTCGTACTCCTGCTCGCTTATAGCTTGTTCTGCGACCAACCCCTTAAATCGCCGGACATCCTGTTGCGCATTCGCAACGGTAGCTTGCGCACGCGCCAAAGAGGCATTCACTGCATTTAATTCAGCTTTGAGTTCCCGCGGATCAATCTCAAACAGAGGTTGCCCCTCTTCCACATCCCTGCCCTCAGTATACAAGCGCCGATCCACAATACCGTCCACGCGGGCACGAACTTCAGCCGTTCGAATCGCCTGTACTCGGCCAGGAAACTCCACAATATTGTCGGTGCGGACGGGCTTAATCGTCACAACGCTAACTTCGGGCGCCATCATCTGGGGAGCTTGATTGCCATTACTGCACGCGACCAACGCCACGACAACAAACAAGCTCAATAAACTGCGATAAATTTTTTTCATCTTAAAATACACTCAATACAACAGAGAGTTAAAATTGATACCTATGTACGGTTTTGCCGGCGACATCCTGCGCGCTTATAACGAGGCCGCATTCGCACCGCAAATCTGCAGGGTTCGTTCCTCAGGTGAGGGGTAAATCGGATTGGAATCGGTTATTGCTTCACGTCGACTAAATTTTTTTGAGCGCATTGATCAAATCTTCAATATTCTCAATCATGACTTCGGTGACACGACACTGATCTTGTACTCGTTTCTGCTTAAAGGAATTCTTTGGCATATTGCTGACCGTTTTTTTCAACAGCTTCATGTGATCCACCAAGCGATCTTTCTTGCGCTCGAACAATTGTGTGTATGGTGAATCGGGCAACTTGAAATAGTCTTGTCGTTCACCCATTAAGCTGACACGATCCAAAACTCCTAGCGACTCCAAAAGCCGTGTATTTGTACTGACACTGCCGCGACTAACTTTCAACCGATCGACTAGATTTGAAAAGCTGATTGGCTCCTCTTCGAGCACAACCACCGCGAATATCTGACCGGCAATCTTTGGCAAGCCGTCAGCCTGCATTTTCAAGCCGGTATATTCGATAAATTCAATCTCAGTTTGCGTTAACTTCTTCATCTTTAGCCCCACAGACTCTCGCGATATATTGTTTAGTATCAACTGAATGATTCGAACGCAAAAGTTAAAAAAAACGAAAACTCGGGACCTCACCATCGAGGTAATCAATCAGTTTTAGATATTATTACCAGTTTGAGGCCAGTTGAAACAGTCAGCCGCCGCCGCAAATCCTAACCCAACCAGCGTGTAGGTGATACTAAAATCATTTAGCATGACCGTCAATCATTTTGTTCAATTATTATTGAACAATTTAACTGTTTTAACGTTTTATTACACAAATACGCCAACAGCCTGCATATTCCACCGAAGATTCAAGGGTACGGAGATTTAGCAACGATGGGCAACGTCGATAAAAATACTTGAGCTCACCGATGAATGCAGTAAAATCCCTTTTCATATTTATTGCAAATCATTCCTATTCGCATTCTTATAATGACTTTCGGATTTACCCTGCTTTGTGGCCTAGTCGGTCTCGGTCTTGTATTCCACACTTGGAACTCGCAACAGGACACCCATCCGCCCGTCCAACACGGGGTATTTCTTGCGGCTGGATGGAGTTGTGTTTTGCTGTCAATGTGTCTACTCGTAATTGAGTTCGGCATTGAATTTGGCCTTGTTTACACAACCTGTTTAATCTTTTTTCTACCGATTCCGTTCCTAGCAATCAATTTGCAAGCACGGCATCCGATTAAATCCGAGGTGTTTAAATTTACGCCGATAAACTGGCAGTTTGAACGTTGGCCACAGCAAGTACTGACTGGCCTTTTCATAACAGTGGCATGTTGTGTATTTTCACTTGTAGCCACACTCGCGATGACGATCCCATTACACTGGAGTGACGTCGGCCGAATGACGTTTATGGTGTTGCTATTTCCGCTGTTTTGGGCCGTCGCTGCCATTTTCTTCCTGTATCACTCACGAAAGTCTCGGGCCGCATGCTGGATCGTCGGCTTATCGGTGATCTGTGGCCTAGCAATCTATTTAACCCGATAGACCATACTCAGTCATCATGCTTGATAAAGCCTTCTTCACCCGATCACTAAATGTGCACGCCTACCTTGGCCTGATGGTTGGCGCACTGATGTACCTTATTTGTTTAAGCGGTTCGCTCGCCGTGTACTACGAAGAGCTCGAACGCTGGGAACAGCCCGCGGCACAAGAGTATCTAGAGTTTGATATTGAGACAATTGACTCCGCGTTCAACCGACTCCTGCAGGAAAACCCGGATGCGGTGACGCCACACATGTACGTCACCCTGCCGACCGCCGCCAACCCGCGTGTTGCGATCAGTACCGAAGAACAGGGTTGGTATGTCGATCAAAGTGGCAACCTAGGCCCAACCACGGCGCACCCTTGGTCCACTTTACTCACCGATCTACACCTGTACCTGCACCTTCCCGAGTCTTGGGGCATGATTTTGGTCAGCACCTTAGGTGTATTTTTGCTCGCGCTGATTATCTCTGGTTTCATGTCGCATCGAACCTTGTTTAAAGATGCCTTCAAACTCCGCATGTTCGGTAACAAACAACTCGAACAAACAGACTTGCACAATCGACTCAGCGTTTGGGGCGCTCCATTTTATGTCGTTATCGCAGTCACAGGTGCATTTTTCGGTCTCGCCATGTTCGCGCTCTACCTATACGCATCGGTCTACAATCAGGGTGATATTCAAGGTTTGAGCAAACAAGTATACGGTAGCGAACCCGAATTAAATCAGGC
This window encodes:
- a CDS encoding efflux RND transporter permease subunit translates to MNPRFYIDRPIFAWVIALTILLAGLSALRSLAIEQYPSIAPPSLSVSVNYPGADARVLETNVTQVIEQALNGVEGFLYMSSTSQSNGTATITVTFDAGTDVDVAQVDVQNRLQTIEQRLPEEVRRQGIQVNKASSSFLMIVAMTSKTGATDTLELGNFVNTRVVDELRRVPGVGDIQSFSSEYAMRIWLDPDKLASYKLSASEVLAAVREQNSQSPGGTLGDRPIAPGVEVTAPILTQSRFETTEEFESIILRSNTDGSAVRLGDVARVELGAQDYLFNLEMNGKPAAGMAVQLSTGANALDAAAGVRKRLEEMEASFPEDIGWSVPYDTTPFIEISIKEVVKTLVEAMVLIVLVMFLFLQSWRATLIPTIVVPVALAGGCIGLWIFGFSINVLTLFAMVLAIGILVDDAIVVVENVERVMEEDDLPAYEATVVAMKQITSAIVGITLVLVSVFVPMAFFPGSTGGIYRQFALTLAVSITFSAILAFTLTPALCATLLKPKSPDAAQSPAGTYFRAFNDWFARTTLRYQSVVGFMLSRPVRFIATFFLLVAVTILLFSRLPGSFIPSEDQGSVFTVIQAPPGATTERTNEAIAHVTEFYQNQPQVDAVTLVRGFSFFGAGQANAMAFVSLKPWDERPGEENSASSLAARAMGALGRVKQAIIFTLNPPPIRELGVASGFTFVLQDRAGHGHEALTQARNQLLGAASQSAVLTQVRPEGQADAPQLRVNIDRTKARALGLAISDVNSTLSIAMGGAYANDFARAGRILRVLVQADAQFRMTPEDVLDLRVRSAHGDMVPFGAFTTVEWTAGSPQLNRYNGYPSQTISGVPAPGFSTGEAMAEMVKLSAQLPEGFGYEWTGLSYEEQQSAGQVGTLMAMSLLVVFLLLAALYESWSIPLSVLLVVPLGVLGAVLFSLMRGLPADIYFNVGLVTIIGLAAKNSILIVEFALEEEAEGQSIFRATMNAVRLRLRPIIMTSMAFILGMVPLALSSGAGAASRIAVGTGVMGGVIVATLLGIFFIPLSYLAVRRWIAGDKTAFDGASVGALEVSSHD
- a CDS encoding efflux transporter outer membrane subunit, whose protein sequence is MTRFGVIFIVLSLSACQLAPKHVRPDLPVPQNYAAEDEPANKTYEAMDLDWRELIQDSRLEALIDAALSSNRDLRVAVERVEEARAAYGIARADRLPTLALSASGQRARTSSALVGEAAGVSEQYGLSTVVSAFELDFWGRVRNTSASARNNYLATAEAARAFQLSLMRSVTNAYLSALEAEERVALAEATVDARREQLRIADRRLAAGVTSELEFRQAQTLLTQAEAELAALRLAYSNSQNLLTVLIGGSVDEALPPGLPLGQQLNALELDAGLPSELLERRPDLHAAERRLIAARANIGAARAAFFPSIRLTASYGYASAELDDLVGSDARAWSYGPSIDLPIFDLGRRRANLDATNSRERIALAEYEKAIQVAFQEVADALAARRFLAEQLQAQQRGIVAQRRLAELAKKRYEEGVVRYIEVLDAERNLFAAEQALLQVRRIQTANLLGLYVALGGGLSE
- a CDS encoding efflux RND transporter periplasmic adaptor subunit is translated as MKKIYRSLLSLFVVVALVACSNGNQAPQMMAPEVSVVTIKPVRTDNIVEFPGRVQAIRTAEVRARVDGIVDRRLYTEGRDVEEGQPLFEIDPRELKAELNAVNASLARAQATVANAQQDVRRFKGLVAEQAISEQEYDAAVARLRTAQADVAQMLAQQESAELNLSFATVTAPIKGRAGRAQVTEGALVSAAGATLLTTIEQIDNVYINFSQSSSDLLKTRRDIAQGDLEVPELERIMVSLELEDGSVYPHQGHLDFFSYSIDQDTGTLAVRAEFPNPEQILVPGQFVRAKLMAGVRPDTILVPQRAVQISPQSASVMVVSQSNQVELRPVQLGELTNGYWRIASGLRGGERVIVDGLQKIVPGAPVTVVNADMQITEPSLNVSAKEPVAPSEQSTEQSTEQSTEQSTEQSTEQSTEQSTEQSTETVNPERT
- the typA gene encoding translational GTPase TypA is translated as MKLRNIAIIAHVDHGKTTLVDKLLQQSGTFDERAEIVERVMDSNDIEKERGITILAKPTALTWKDYRINIVDTPGHADFGGEVERILSMVDSVILLVDAVDGPMPQTRFVTQKAFEHNLQPIVVINKIDRDGARPDWVLDQTFDLFDLLGATDEQLDFPVIYASAINGFATDDPENLTDNMDKLFETIIEHVPPPPVEENKPFQMQVSQLDYSSYLGVIGIGRIKQGVVKTNSPVTVIDTEGKTKNGRIGKVFGFKGLERIEVDEAKAGDIVAITGMDELFISDTICDREAVEALPPLTVDEPTVTMTFQVNTSPFAGQEGKFLTSRQIRDRLQKELLHNVALRVEDTEDPEKFKVSGRGELHLSVLLENMRREGFELAVSRPEVIYKEVDGETHEPFESLTVDIDEENQGAVMQALQERGGDLQSMAPDGKGRVRLDFSIPSRGLIGFQTEFMTLTSGSGLIYHIFDKYAPKKQKAYGQRKNGVLISNGTGKALGFAIFNLQDRGKMMIGPSQMVYEGQVVGVHSRDNDLTVNPLKGKQLTNVRASGKDDAIQLVPPVRHTLESALEFIDDDELVEITPESIRIRKRFLLEHERKRASREAS
- a CDS encoding GbsR/MarR family transcriptional regulator: MKKLTQTEIEFIEYTGLKMQADGLPKIAGQIFAVVVLEEEPISFSNLVDRLKVSRGSVSTNTRLLESLGVLDRVSLMGERQDYFKLPDSPYTQLFERKKDRLVDHMKLLKKTVSNMPKNSFKQKRVQDQCRVTEVMIENIEDLINALKKI